Proteins encoded in a region of the Cytobacillus pseudoceanisediminis genome:
- a CDS encoding alkaline phosphatase D family protein — MGHERSIDDLIRKFNEENLKRDIDRRSFLSGAGKIAGFSLALAMAQSLGVGNLTVDAAPKFSKYPFTLGVASGDPLSDSVVLWTRLAPDPLNGGGMPHHAVPVKWELAADEHFRKVVKRGTEIAVPDLAHSVHVEAEGLMPDTVYYYRFKSGNELSPIGKTKTLPAAGAKVSGLSFAFASCQQYEHGFFTAYQHMAKENLDLVIHLGDYIYEYGPNEYISPTGNVRHHSGQEIISLEDYRNRHAQYKTDPHLREAHAAFPWVVTWDDHEVENNYAAGIPEKGQSAEAFIKRRAAAYQAYYEHMPLRLSSMPNGDGMQLYREFSYGSLASFLVLDSRQYRDDQANGDGSKPHTPESLDPTRTLLGNEQEQWVESNLASSNAHWNVLAQQVFFAQRNFGSIASPKFSMDAWDGYPAARQRLTDFAVSNNIGNLIVLTGDVHASWASNILTDYNDPNAKLIGAEFVGTSITSGGNGSDVRADTEKTLAENPHIKFFNNYRGYVRCRVTPEQWRADYRVLPFVTEPGADISTRASFIFEKDQAGLKQVSASAVPQGAGISSEVEEDRHHAHSRAHEKQLKKKREKVLH; from the coding sequence ATGGGACATGAGAGATCGATTGATGATTTAATCAGGAAGTTTAATGAAGAGAACTTAAAGAGGGACATTGACCGCCGGAGCTTTCTATCTGGTGCAGGGAAAATTGCCGGTTTTTCGCTTGCGCTGGCTATGGCGCAATCATTAGGGGTGGGTAATCTAACGGTTGATGCAGCTCCTAAGTTCAGCAAATATCCTTTTACCCTCGGTGTGGCATCAGGAGATCCTCTTTCGGACAGTGTGGTTTTATGGACAAGGCTTGCACCAGATCCGCTTAATGGAGGCGGGATGCCTCATCATGCTGTCCCAGTCAAATGGGAACTTGCTGCAGATGAACATTTCCGAAAAGTTGTTAAACGCGGGACAGAAATTGCAGTGCCGGATTTGGCGCATTCTGTGCATGTGGAGGCAGAAGGCTTAATGCCGGACACTGTCTATTATTATCGTTTTAAAAGCGGCAATGAATTAAGCCCAATTGGGAAAACAAAGACGCTTCCGGCTGCGGGTGCCAAAGTATCAGGGCTATCATTTGCATTTGCTTCATGCCAGCAGTATGAACATGGATTTTTTACAGCCTATCAGCATATGGCAAAGGAAAATCTGGATCTTGTCATTCACCTTGGTGACTACATATATGAATATGGACCAAATGAATATATTTCACCAACAGGAAATGTCCGTCATCATAGCGGACAGGAAATTATCTCTCTCGAAGATTACCGGAATCGCCATGCCCAGTACAAAACGGATCCGCATCTGAGAGAAGCGCATGCTGCTTTCCCTTGGGTAGTCACTTGGGATGACCACGAAGTGGAAAATAACTATGCAGCTGGGATTCCGGAAAAAGGCCAGTCGGCAGAAGCATTTATTAAACGCCGTGCAGCTGCTTATCAGGCTTACTATGAGCACATGCCGCTCCGGTTATCTTCCATGCCAAATGGTGATGGTATGCAGCTGTATAGGGAATTCAGCTATGGCAGCCTAGCGTCATTCCTTGTGCTTGACTCCCGGCAATATCGGGATGACCAGGCAAATGGTGATGGCAGCAAGCCGCATACTCCGGAGTCGCTTGATCCAACCCGCACTCTCCTTGGCAATGAACAGGAACAATGGGTTGAAAGCAATCTAGCCAGCTCCAATGCGCATTGGAATGTACTTGCACAGCAGGTGTTCTTTGCCCAGAGAAATTTTGGATCAATTGCTTCGCCGAAGTTCAGCATGGATGCATGGGATGGTTACCCTGCTGCCCGGCAGCGTCTGACAGATTTTGCTGTTTCAAACAATATCGGAAACCTAATCGTTCTGACTGGGGATGTCCATGCAAGCTGGGCTTCGAATATTCTAACAGACTATAATGATCCAAATGCAAAGCTGATTGGGGCTGAATTTGTCGGAACCTCTATCACATCAGGAGGAAACGGATCAGATGTGAGAGCGGATACGGAAAAGACGCTTGCAGAAAATCCGCATATTAAGTTCTTTAATAATTATAGAGGCTATGTCCGCTGCCGGGTAACACCAGAGCAATGGCGTGCAGATTATCGGGTTCTTCCTTTCGTAACAGAGCCTGGAGCGGATATTTCAACAAGAGCATCATTTATTTTTGAAAAAGATCAGGCTGGCTTGAAGCAGGTATCGGCATCTGCTGTACCTCAGGGGGCTGGAATCTCTTCTGAGGTGGAAGAAGATCGCCATCACGCTCATTCAAGGGCACATGAAAAGCAGCTTAAGAAAAAGCGAGAAAAGGTATTACATTAA
- a CDS encoding FbpB family small basic protein — protein sequence MKKKKLSMLEMIKANKEELLKDSRELEKIEKKIDDKYARAQ from the coding sequence ATGAAAAAGAAAAAATTATCAATGCTTGAAATGATTAAGGCAAATAAAGAAGAGCTTTTAAAAGATAGCCGGGAGCTTGAAAAAATTGAAAAGAAAATAGACGATAAATATGCAAGAGCGCAGTAA
- the purU gene encoding formyltetrahydrofolate deformylase codes for MNKNINANRATLLISCPERPGIISTVSNFLLEHKANIVHFDQHTTDPLAGIFFMRIEFDMNHFDESFSKLKEDLPEMAREYSMEWKLSGKGERKRMAIFVSKMDHCLLELLWRWKSKELEVDIPLVISNHPDMREVVEGFGIPYHHIPITPDTKAEAEQKSVELLEGKVDFIVLARYMQILSPSFISKYPNRIINIHHSFLPAFVGANPYARAFNRGVKLIGATAHYVTNDLDEGPIIEQDVQRVNHRHTAQDLKIAGRHVERQVLAQAVAWHVEDKVIVHGNKTIVF; via the coding sequence ATGAATAAAAATATCAATGCAAACAGGGCGACATTGCTGATATCTTGTCCTGAGCGGCCGGGCATAATCTCCACAGTCTCCAATTTCCTGCTGGAGCATAAGGCTAATATTGTCCATTTTGACCAGCATACAACCGATCCGCTGGCAGGCATATTCTTTATGCGGATTGAATTCGATATGAATCATTTTGATGAGTCCTTTTCAAAACTGAAAGAGGATCTGCCTGAAATGGCCAGGGAATACTCAATGGAGTGGAAGCTGAGCGGCAAAGGCGAGCGCAAGCGGATGGCTATTTTTGTTTCTAAGATGGATCACTGTCTGCTGGAGCTCCTATGGCGCTGGAAATCGAAGGAGCTTGAAGTGGATATTCCCTTGGTGATCAGCAATCATCCCGACATGAGGGAAGTGGTGGAGGGTTTCGGAATACCTTATCATCATATTCCGATTACACCTGACACTAAAGCTGAAGCTGAGCAAAAGTCGGTGGAGCTTCTGGAAGGAAAAGTGGATTTCATTGTGCTCGCGAGATATATGCAGATCCTTTCGCCTAGCTTTATTTCTAAATATCCAAACAGGATTATCAATATCCATCATAGCTTTCTGCCAGCCTTCGTGGGAGCCAATCCTTATGCACGGGCGTTTAACCGCGGAGTAAAGCTGATTGGGGCAACAGCTCATTATGTAACGAATGATTTGGATGAAGGCCCAATCATTGAACAGGATGTCCAGCGGGTTAATCACCGCCACACTGCACAGGATCTCAAAATTGCAGGACGGCATGTAGAAAGACAGGTCCTCGCTCAGGCAGTCGCCTGGCATGTGGAAGACAAAGTCATTGTGCATGGAAATAAGACGATTGTTTTTTAG
- a CDS encoding MFS transporter, whose translation MSGDQKKKMVILMINMFIAIGSFGIIIPILPAYLESINQGGTAAGLMIAIFAGAQLIFSPIAGKWADQYGRRKMIIYGLAGLTLSMLVFYAVDSIWLLYFSRVIGGVGAALLIPAIFAYIADITTMEQRAKGNGLVSAAMSLGIVVGPGIGGFLADFGLKMPFLISALVSLVAVIFSIMLLEESSTLQTVPGEMPEEEPMVKKLAMSVKKPYFIPLVITLVMSFGLMAYESVLGLYLDNEFAATPQEIAIMVTSTGVISVIVQLFVVDRVVNKFGEGKVLNIFLAVAASGFLVSLFAGSYALFFFISLIIFLATSILRPVLTTLISKMAGNEQGFAMGMNNAYMSIGNVLGPTIAGVLYDVQITYPFVLGLALLIVTLCITIAWQKKEPKPKAAV comes from the coding sequence ATGTCTGGGGATCAAAAGAAAAAGATGGTCATACTAATGATCAATATGTTTATTGCGATCGGAAGCTTTGGGATTATTATTCCGATTTTGCCCGCTTATTTGGAATCCATTAATCAGGGTGGAACGGCAGCAGGCTTGATGATTGCCATTTTTGCGGGTGCCCAGCTGATTTTTTCACCCATTGCAGGGAAATGGGCTGACCAATACGGCCGCAGAAAGATGATTATTTACGGGTTAGCTGGTTTGACTTTATCCATGCTTGTCTTTTATGCAGTGGATTCCATATGGCTGCTATATTTTTCTCGTGTCATTGGAGGCGTTGGAGCAGCATTGCTGATTCCAGCTATTTTTGCCTACATTGCAGATATTACAACCATGGAGCAGCGTGCAAAAGGGAATGGCCTTGTCTCAGCTGCGATGTCACTTGGAATCGTGGTCGGACCTGGAATTGGCGGATTTTTGGCTGACTTCGGATTGAAAATGCCATTTCTGATTTCAGCGCTTGTATCTCTAGTTGCAGTTATTTTTTCAATTATGCTCCTCGAAGAGAGCAGCACATTGCAGACGGTGCCGGGAGAGATGCCTGAAGAGGAACCAATGGTCAAGAAGCTGGCAATGTCTGTTAAGAAGCCATATTTTATTCCGCTTGTTATCACATTGGTGATGAGCTTTGGACTAATGGCATATGAATCAGTGCTGGGGCTTTATCTTGATAATGAGTTTGCTGCTACTCCGCAGGAAATCGCCATTATGGTGACTTCAACGGGGGTTATTAGTGTTATTGTTCAGTTATTTGTAGTCGATCGGGTGGTTAATAAATTCGGAGAAGGAAAGGTATTGAATATCTTCTTGGCTGTTGCGGCGTCAGGTTTCCTTGTGTCGCTGTTTGCAGGAAGTTATGCACTATTCTTTTTCATTTCACTGATCATTTTCCTGGCCACTTCCATCCTGCGTCCGGTTTTAACCACGCTTATCTCAAAAATGGCTGGCAATGAGCAGGGATTTGCGATGGGGATGAATAATGCTTATATGAGCATTGGAAATGTACTTGGACCAACGATTGCCGGCGTACTTTACGATGTGCAGATAACCTATCCGTTTGTTCTCGGTCTGGCCCTATTGATCGTTACATTGTGTATCACGATTGCCTGGCAAAAAAAGGAACCAAAACCGAAAGCGGCTGTATAG
- a CDS encoding aspartate kinase, with product MKVVKFGGSSLASGKQIEKVFNIVNADPERKIIVVSAPGKRFSADNKVTDLLIACAEKRIQGESADDLAEAVLDRYGQIADELELGLDIKDMIREDLFTRLSSDTDDPEVFMDLIKASGEDNNAKLVAAYFQQQGVEARYVNPKEAGLLVSPEPGNAQVLPEAYENLYSLKEKDGIIIFPGFFGYSRDGQVFTFSRSGSDVTGSILAGAVKADLYENFTDVDAVYSVNPFIVESPKEIKELTYREMRELSYAGFTVLHDEALVPAFRAGIPVQIKNTNNPSAPGTRIVNERDNTNGPVIGIASDQGFCSIYVGKYLMNREVGFGRKLLTILEEYGLSYEHTPSGIDDISIILRENQFTDGVEEEILSRIQYELHADEVKIQHSLSLIMVVGEGMRQNIGTMARASKALAKAKVNMEMINQGSSEVSMMFGVQAVDEKRAVQALYNEFFAAVAAV from the coding sequence ATGAAAGTCGTAAAGTTCGGAGGATCTTCTTTAGCATCCGGAAAGCAAATCGAAAAAGTTTTCAATATTGTAAATGCTGATCCAGAGCGGAAGATAATCGTCGTCTCGGCTCCTGGAAAGCGATTTTCAGCAGATAATAAGGTTACTGATTTATTAATCGCATGTGCGGAGAAACGGATTCAGGGGGAATCAGCAGATGACTTGGCTGAAGCTGTATTGGATCGGTATGGCCAAATAGCTGATGAATTGGAGCTGGGTCTGGACATTAAAGATATGATCAGGGAGGATCTTTTTACAAGGCTTTCAAGCGATACAGATGATCCTGAAGTTTTTATGGATCTGATCAAAGCGAGCGGCGAGGATAATAACGCTAAGCTTGTTGCAGCTTATTTTCAGCAGCAGGGAGTGGAAGCAAGGTATGTGAACCCGAAGGAAGCGGGATTGCTTGTAAGCCCGGAGCCCGGAAATGCACAGGTTCTTCCTGAGGCATATGAGAATCTATATTCCTTAAAGGAAAAGGACGGGATTATCATTTTTCCAGGTTTCTTTGGATACAGCAGGGATGGGCAGGTGTTCACATTTTCAAGGAGCGGATCGGATGTGACAGGTTCCATTTTGGCTGGAGCAGTCAAAGCGGACTTGTATGAAAACTTTACAGATGTGGATGCTGTTTATTCGGTAAATCCATTTATTGTGGAAAGTCCTAAAGAAATCAAAGAACTGACATACCGCGAAATGCGGGAGCTTTCCTATGCAGGTTTTACCGTCCTGCATGATGAAGCACTTGTGCCGGCATTCAGGGCTGGAATTCCTGTGCAGATTAAAAATACGAATAATCCATCTGCTCCTGGCACCAGGATTGTGAACGAGCGCGATAACACAAACGGACCTGTGATCGGGATTGCCAGTGATCAGGGATTCTGCAGCATATACGTCGGCAAATACTTAATGAACAGGGAAGTCGGCTTCGGAAGGAAGCTGCTGACCATTTTGGAAGAGTATGGCCTCAGCTATGAGCATACCCCGTCAGGAATTGATGACATCTCCATTATTCTTCGGGAAAACCAATTTACTGATGGTGTGGAGGAGGAAATTCTGAGCCGCATTCAATATGAGCTTCACGCGGATGAGGTGAAAATCCAGCATAGCCTGTCGCTTATCATGGTAGTTGGTGAGGGGATGCGCCAAAACATCGGAACAATGGCCCGCGCCTCCAAGGCCCTCGCTAAAGCGAAAGTAAATATGGAAATGATCAATCAGGGCTCATCTGAAGTGAGCATGATGTTTGGCGTACAGGCAGTGGATGAAAAACGCGCGGTACAGGCTCTATATAATGAGTTTTTTGCTGCGGTGGCAGCTGTGTGA
- a CDS encoding PP2C family protein-serine/threonine phosphatase, with product MGILIVDDNQANLFVIQHILKRAGYKDHLTFSSAKDMFQHLQGYSPFSADIKADIILMDIMMPEMDGIEACRRLQQIPHLKDIPVIFVTALEDSNKVAEALDAGGTDYVMKPINKTELLARIRAALRLKYEKDWHKEQENKIKNELDLSMQVQTSMLSEPIYHEHTLLKASYLPANKLAGDMYYWHQIDEHRFAAIQLDMMGHGISASLVCMFISSVLRDAIRTCSDPEYVMKELNRWMNSLNQRNQRIPYYFTAIYLVLNKKDKTVEYVNAGHPTGYALTDKKEMFSLSSNMCAVGFFEDITIQKETIPYIDSIQLLLFTDGVEEAVEQNNLNPCEYLQRFASFHWNAARTAEPIDMILTKQQQASADDDMCVVLVQAD from the coding sequence ATGGGAATCCTAATTGTGGACGATAATCAAGCCAATTTATTTGTCATTCAGCATATATTAAAACGCGCGGGTTATAAAGACCATTTAACGTTTTCTTCTGCAAAGGATATGTTTCAGCATCTTCAGGGATATTCACCTTTTTCAGCTGATATAAAAGCAGACATTATCTTAATGGATATTATGATGCCGGAGATGGATGGAATTGAGGCATGCCGGCGGCTTCAGCAGATTCCGCATTTAAAGGATATACCGGTGATTTTTGTAACTGCATTGGAAGATTCAAATAAGGTAGCTGAGGCTCTTGATGCGGGCGGAACTGATTATGTTATGAAGCCCATAAATAAAACGGAACTGCTTGCCCGGATTCGTGCTGCTTTAAGACTTAAATATGAAAAGGACTGGCATAAGGAGCAGGAAAATAAAATCAAGAATGAATTGGATTTATCCATGCAGGTTCAGACCAGCATGCTGAGCGAGCCGATTTATCATGAACATACACTGTTAAAAGCTTCCTACCTGCCAGCCAACAAACTTGCAGGGGATATGTATTACTGGCACCAAATAGATGAACACCGCTTTGCTGCCATCCAGCTGGACATGATGGGCCACGGGATTTCAGCATCCCTTGTATGCATGTTTATTTCTTCTGTTCTAAGGGATGCCATCAGAACATGCAGCGATCCTGAATACGTCATGAAGGAACTAAATCGGTGGATGAATTCCCTTAATCAGCGCAATCAGCGGATTCCATATTATTTTACAGCCATTTACCTCGTCCTTAATAAAAAAGACAAAACCGTTGAGTATGTGAATGCCGGACATCCAACCGGATATGCGCTCACAGATAAAAAGGAAATGTTCAGCTTATCAAGCAATATGTGTGCAGTAGGCTTTTTTGAAGATATTACGATACAAAAAGAAACAATTCCCTATATAGACTCCATCCAGCTGCTCCTGTTTACGGACGGAGTGGAGGAGGCAGTGGAGCAGAATAATCTTAACCCTTGTGAATATCTTCAGCGCTTCGCATCCTTCCATTGGAATGCAGCCAGAACAGCAGAGCCAATCGATATGATTCTGACTAAACAGCAGCAGGCAAGCGCTGATGATGATATGTGTGTTGTTTTGGTCCAGGCAGATTAG
- a CDS encoding CheR family methyltransferase, with amino-acid sequence MKKEELEIDLLLKAIYGLSGYDFRQYMRSSITRRIQNRISRDRLPSITSLTEKVIHEDGYLQKVLSDFSINVTEMFRDPSFFKAFRNEVVPMLRELPEIRIWHAGCSTGEEAYSMSILMEEEGLGERTKIYATDINEKVLKKAESGMIPLQKMQLYTKNYIMAGGKKSFSEYYTTDCEAAYLNSSLLNRMVFAQHNLVTDGSFNEFHVIICRNVMIYFNTDLQSHVFNLFNESLSMGGFLGLGSKEALRMEVPVFEEINLQEKIFRKTAPA; translated from the coding sequence TTGAAAAAGGAAGAATTAGAGATAGATTTACTTTTAAAGGCCATTTACGGTTTATCCGGGTATGATTTCCGGCAATATATGCGCTCTTCCATTACAAGGAGGATTCAAAATCGCATTAGCAGGGATCGGCTGCCCAGCATAACAAGCCTCACAGAGAAGGTTATACATGAAGATGGGTATCTGCAAAAGGTCCTGAGCGATTTTTCAATCAATGTTACCGAAATGTTCCGGGATCCTTCGTTTTTTAAAGCTTTTCGAAATGAGGTTGTCCCGATGCTCAGAGAATTGCCTGAGATCAGAATCTGGCATGCAGGCTGTTCGACTGGAGAGGAAGCCTATTCCATGTCTATTTTGATGGAAGAAGAGGGTTTGGGAGAACGAACTAAAATTTATGCCACAGACATCAATGAAAAAGTGCTAAAAAAAGCAGAGAGCGGAATGATCCCTTTGCAAAAAATGCAGCTCTACACAAAGAACTACATTATGGCAGGCGGAAAAAAATCATTTTCTGAATACTATACTACAGATTGTGAAGCAGCTTATTTGAATTCATCCCTGCTTAATCGAATGGTTTTTGCGCAGCATAATCTGGTGACCGATGGCTCATTTAATGAATTTCATGTGATTATATGCCGCAATGTCATGATTTATTTTAATACTGATCTGCAAAGCCATGTTTTTAATCTTTTCAATGAAAGCCTCAGCATGGGAGGGTTTCTGGGACTTGGAAGCAAGGAAGCGCTGAGGATGGAAGTGCCTGTATTTGAAGAAATCAACCTGCAGGAAAAGATTTTCAGGAAGACCGCTCCAGCATAA
- a CDS encoding response regulator, which translates to MNKEGMNVLTAENGMQCLDLIMGTEKIDIVLMDIMMPVMDGYETMKRLRGLDRHQDVPIIALTAKAMKGDREKCMEAGATDYISKPLKLDQLLSVMRVWLS; encoded by the coding sequence TTGAATAAAGAAGGCATGAATGTCCTTACAGCAGAAAACGGGATGCAATGTCTGGATTTAATAATGGGGACAGAAAAGATTGATATTGTGCTGATGGATATTATGATGCCGGTTATGGATGGTTATGAAACCATGAAGAGGCTTCGCGGGCTGGACAGGCATCAGGATGTTCCAATCATTGCCCTTACTGCCAAGGCAATGAAAGGCGATAGGGAAAAGTGCATGGAAGCCGGTGCAACAGATTATATCAGCAAGCCATTAAAACTGGACCAGCTGCTGTCCGTTATGAGGGTGTGGCTTTCATAG
- a CDS encoding ATP-binding protein produces the protein MSFKRKQIMGLGLTVFFMFILMFVILSMVNGMKANMLEIVEDRYYKVNQATEIRQLFYQTDQQLLSVLTDIESADPAMTAELIEANHEGIQTRILKLENELNRQKSSLLLKEVEQAYESYAQMQNSFIGLMGSRDLDSLEDLYRDERENRNSLLVKLAEFKEYQESIMADSLENANETYSQLVATLVAAVAIAIILIVGVTVWVIRSTGRSISLITKGIKDIDYQDLSSISRLNIETKDEIGEIAIAFNSMADSLENYYEKEQRYSAEISEQNWIQSQSAALVSIYSQHVTIANLADDFISRLAPAAGANLGVFYVKDDSGSKPVYKKQAAYADGAEDAGRDFFFAGEGIAGQTVRDKKTIFLHDVPEDYKVLSTGLGDVRPKSIMMAPVMLKDEAVAVVELASLRPFTDAQIKLLEKVIETLGIAITNISGRMEIERLLAESQAQTEELQAQAEELQSQSEELQAQSEEMQSQSEELRMINEQLEERSRDAEMKSEELQAAKEELEEKAKQLSLSSKYKSEFLANMSHELRTPLNSILLLSEMLAEDPDQMLTEEQKEFSKVIHTSGQDLLTLINDILDLSKVEVGKLEISFEEVNMGEMSQRMNQHFTQVAKHKNLEFTVSSSEEVPPVFHTDEQRLQQIVKNLLSNAFKFTEEGSVAVTFEKAAQSDFFGLPLSAYTDDWLKITVLDTGIGIPAEKQQLIFEAFQQADGATMRKYGGTGLGLSISKEFAQLLGGICKVESEEGKGSRFTLVIPNLPNGMPEIEAGTLAFEEAAVTAEPLEEVSEPASPQPLKEIVKQTISIQVPSLKIKQSLS, from the coding sequence GTGAGCTTTAAGAGAAAGCAAATAATGGGTTTGGGCCTAACTGTATTTTTTATGTTTATTCTAATGTTTGTCATTCTGTCTATGGTGAACGGAATGAAGGCAAACATGCTGGAAATTGTGGAGGATCGCTATTATAAGGTAAACCAGGCTACAGAGATCAGACAGCTTTTTTATCAGACAGATCAGCAGCTGCTGAGTGTGCTCACCGACATAGAATCGGCAGATCCCGCCATGACGGCTGAATTGATCGAGGCAAACCATGAAGGGATACAAACCCGGATTTTGAAATTGGAAAATGAATTAAATAGACAGAAATCCAGTCTGCTATTAAAGGAAGTAGAACAGGCATATGAATCATATGCCCAAATGCAAAACAGCTTCATTGGATTAATGGGAAGCAGAGATCTGGATTCCTTGGAAGATCTGTACAGGGATGAAAGGGAAAACCGGAACTCTCTTCTAGTAAAGCTGGCTGAATTTAAAGAATATCAGGAATCCATCATGGCTGATTCGCTGGAAAATGCAAATGAAACATATAGCCAGTTAGTAGCGACTTTGGTTGCTGCGGTTGCAATAGCCATTATTTTAATCGTCGGAGTTACGGTTTGGGTGATTAGAAGTACAGGCAGAAGCATCAGCTTAATTACAAAAGGGATTAAGGATATTGATTATCAAGACCTTTCTTCCATCTCAAGGCTGAATATTGAAACAAAAGATGAGATCGGTGAAATCGCGATAGCCTTTAACTCTATGGCTGATTCACTCGAGAACTATTACGAAAAAGAACAGCGCTATTCGGCTGAAATCAGTGAGCAGAACTGGATTCAAAGCCAGTCTGCTGCATTAGTAAGCATCTATAGCCAGCATGTGACCATAGCGAATTTGGCAGATGATTTTATTTCCAGGCTGGCACCTGCCGCCGGAGCCAATCTCGGAGTCTTTTACGTGAAAGATGACAGCGGAAGCAAACCTGTATATAAAAAACAAGCTGCTTATGCCGATGGGGCGGAAGATGCAGGAAGAGACTTTTTCTTTGCTGGGGAAGGAATAGCAGGGCAAACAGTCAGGGATAAGAAAACAATATTCCTTCATGATGTTCCTGAGGATTACAAGGTCCTATCAACCGGTTTGGGAGATGTCAGGCCGAAAAGCATCATGATGGCACCCGTCATGCTCAAAGACGAGGCCGTTGCAGTTGTGGAATTGGCAAGTTTGCGGCCATTCACTGATGCACAGATCAAGCTCCTGGAAAAAGTAATTGAAACATTAGGAATAGCCATTACGAATATTTCAGGAAGAATGGAGATCGAACGCTTATTGGCAGAATCTCAGGCACAGACAGAGGAACTGCAGGCACAGGCTGAAGAGCTGCAGTCCCAGTCGGAGGAGCTGCAGGCGCAATCTGAAGAAATGCAGAGTCAGTCCGAAGAGCTGCGTATGATTAATGAACAGCTTGAAGAGCGCTCCAGAGATGCGGAAATGAAGTCTGAAGAACTTCAGGCTGCCAAGGAAGAGCTGGAGGAAAAAGCAAAGCAGCTGAGTTTAAGCTCAAAATACAAGTCAGAATTCCTGGCAAATATGTCGCATGAGCTGCGCACGCCGCTTAACAGCATATTGCTTTTATCAGAGATGCTGGCAGAAGACCCGGATCAAATGCTAACTGAAGAACAGAAGGAGTTTTCCAAAGTTATTCATACATCAGGACAGGATTTGCTTACCCTGATCAATGATATTCTGGACCTTTCAAAAGTGGAAGTAGGAAAACTGGAGATCAGCTTTGAGGAAGTCAATATGGGTGAAATGTCGCAGCGTATGAATCAGCATTTTACACAAGTGGCAAAGCATAAAAACCTTGAGTTTACTGTAAGCTCTTCAGAAGAAGTGCCGCCTGTATTCCATACAGATGAGCAGCGGCTGCAGCAAATTGTGAAAAATCTCCTGTCAAATGCATTTAAATTTACGGAAGAAGGTTCAGTAGCAGTCACTTTTGAAAAAGCTGCACAGAGCGATTTCTTTGGTTTGCCGTTATCCGCCTATACAGATGATTGGCTTAAAATAACAGTGCTGGATACAGGCATTGGCATTCCAGCAGAAAAGCAGCAGCTGATTTTTGAAGCCTTCCAGCAGGCTGATGGAGCCACGATGAGAAAATATGGCGGAACGGGCCTGGGATTGTCCATCTCCAAGGAATTTGCCCAGCTGCTCGGCGGCATATGCAAAGTGGAGAGTGAAGAAGGAAAAGGAAGCCGTTTTACACTGGTCATTCCGAATCTGCCAAACGGCATGCCTGAAATTGAGGCAGGAACGCTTGCTTTTGAAGAAGCTGCTGTAACCGCAGAACCTCTGGAGGAAGTGTCTGAGCCAGCATCCCCCCAGCCGCTGAAGGAAATAGTGAAGCAGACCATCAGCATACAGGTACCGAGCTTAAAGATAAAACAGTCATTGTCGTAG